TCCTACAAGCAACAATACCACACACCTTACAACAAATCATGAACCACACTCCATTAAAATTTTAGTATTTGAGAACGACTTCATTCACAAACACAAATCTCCTACAACATCCAATTACACTCAACACCCTCACCATGTAGCCTCCGAACCAAACTCCACAACCACCACCCATCTACATCTCCGAATTCCCTCCCATGCAAGCTTACCCACAATCCTGGCTCGAAATGAGTCTCCAGGATCATGCACTAACATTTACGATGGAAATAGATAATCAAGATGTGATAGTTATGATTTAAAATCCGGCGAACATCGCACAAATAGTCACGGAAGGGATGAGGATGGAGGTCGATCTCTACAACCAATACCTATGGGCAATGCATCCACCATCAACACTCCAAAATCACCAATATATGACACCTCTACCTCCATTTTATCCACCCACCCCACCACTACATCAACAAAACCACTACCACACACCATCACAATCAACAAACTTCCCCTTTTATCCACCTCAACTTCCTGCCCACTCTCTAGTTCTTTGGATTCAACCACGAGTTGTGATAGAGATACCTCCACCACTCCATTCCAAAGCTTCCCCATACCAACTAGTCACACCTCCACTGAGTCCACTACCATCAACCTCTCACATTCCCAACGAACTAGAAGAAATAGCACAACTAGAGGTGGCAGCAACAATGGCAGACATAAGGGAAACACGACCTATCGTCTACTTACTCAACCAGAACAGGTCTTACGACCTCAAAGAGTAGTACAAAAGAAAAGTGGTAATAATCTGCCCACAAGAGCTAAAAAGTTATTCCATAAACACAAGGCCAACGACAAATCCGGAGGTAGGGAAATATGGGATAGTGCTGATTCCCTTCATGAGCCAACTGACGACACAATAGAGGGAGGGGCCACCAAACCCTCCAGCGCAACAAACAACCAATAACAAGATGCAGTTCATCATATGGAATTGTCGAGGAGCTCAGTCCCTAGATTTTCGAAGGAACTTTCATTCACTACTCAACTATCATAACTCCGCGTTAGTTGCATTACTGGAAACTGACATACAAAATCACACCATCTTACGTGATGACTTTGGCTTCAACAACGTGGCACAGGCACCTGCAGTGGGCCAGTCAGGTGGCATAGCTTTGTTATGGCATGGTGACCTTCTCAAGCTAGATCAGGTGGGAGTTACGCATCACAAAATACACTCCATTGTCCAGGTACCTCCTAACCCTAATACATGATTATTTTCCACTATATATGCAAAAAATGATACACATGCACGTAAAGTTCTATGGGAAAACATGCAAAAAATTCATGATACCATAAAACTTCCTTGGTTAATGGGTGGGGATTTTAATGAAATCATATAGGCCTCTGAAAAGTTTGGGGGAAATGCTGTTAGTAACACAAAATGTGACAACTTCATACGATGCCTAAACTATTGTCAATTAATTGATATTGGTTATAGAGGCAGTAAATACACCTGGACGAATAAATGATCGCTCAACCAAAGAATTCTAGAAAGACTTGATAGATGTATGGTGAATTGTGAATGGCTTAATATTTTTCTAGATGCGTACATCTAACATTTACCTCGAACACACTCCGATCATTGCCAATTTTACTTATAAATCTTCATAAAAGTTTTAGGAGAACTAAAATATTCAAATTTGAAAGTATGTGGACCTCCCACCCATAATTTACCTCACTGCTCCTTACAAACTGGACCcctaataaaaatatttttaacgCCATTAATGATTTTACTGAAGATGTACAGGAATGGAATAAATCAACGTTTGAAAACATCTTTAAGGAAAAAAAGAACATTTTAGCAAGAATCAATGGTCTTCAAAAATCCCCCAAATATCCTACAAGTACCTTCTTATATTATTTAGAAATAGACCTTATTAACAAATATAATGAAATACTTAGGCTAGAAGAGGACTTTTAGAGATTAAAATCACGTATAAATTGGTTACAAGAAGGAGATGTGAACACAAAATTCTTTCACTTATCAACTATACAACGGAGAAGAAGAAATCGCATCACTGCACTAAAAGACTTTGGAGAAAATTAGGTTTTTGAACAATTCAAAGTCAATGAAATGGTAGAATCTTACTACCAAAAGCTTTTTACAACCAATCACACCTACTCTATCAAATCATATGCAACAACACATAACCATCAGCTAAATACTAATGATAAAAAATGCATTGATAGAGCATTAACAACGAAAGAAATCCGTTCAGCTCTAAACTCTTTCCAACCGTTCAAGGCACCAGGACCTGATGGTCTCTATCCATATTTCTATCAAAAATATTGGACATATACAGCCTCTTCAGTGATCTCCTTTTGCCACGAAGTTTTCACTACTAAAGTCATTCCTCTAATGGTTAACAAAACTTACCTCTGTCTCATCCCAAAAGTTGCACATCCTTCATCGATCATTCAATATTGACCGATTAGCCTCTGTAACACTCTTTATAAATTAATAACAAAAATTATTGTCAACAGATTAAAACctattttatataaaattatcAGTCCGAAACAATCTGCCTTCCTCCAAAATCATCGTGCCTCAGACAATGCAATCATAGTACAGGAAATCCTCACCCATTTCAGACGTAAAAAAGGAAGACAATCAAATTTCCTATTAAAATTAGATCTATAAAAGGCGTTTGATCAAATGAAATGGGCATTCTCAAGGAAACCCTACATTTCTTTAACTTCCCAAACTCTATGATCAATCTCATTATGTCGTGCATCACCACATCATCCATCTATATTCTCTTAAATGGCTCTCCAACTAACTTTTTCCTGCCCACAAAGGGAGTATGACAAGGTGATCCACTTTCCTCATATATATTTATACTATGCATGGATCGCTTATCGCGCCAAATACAAATGGTGGTTGACTATAACAACTGGCTGCTTGTGCAACTCTCATGTCGTGGACCCTCTATTTCTCACCTATTCTTTGCCGACGATATAACTCTAACATCACAACTCACTCCCAAAAGTGTCCATGCTATTATTGACATTCTCACATCCTTTACCTACCATTCAGGACAAAAAGTTAGCTACGACAAATCAAAGatatttttctctaaaaatacgACACATATGGACAAACAGTTTGTGTTAAATTCATTTAGTATGCGCGAGGGTATCAAATTTGGCAAATACTTAGGATATCCCTTATTCAATCACACCCATTAAAGCAACTACCAATTTATTCTAGATAATTTTAAAGCGAGGCTCGCAGGATGGAAAATTAATATGCTCAATATGACAAGAAgaagtactttaattaagaatacACTCAATGCATTACCAACACATGTAATGCAACTCATTCATCTACCACGCAACATTATTAATTTAATGGAAAAATACCAATGAAATTTTCTCTGGGACACAACTCAGCATAAAAAGAAACTTCACCTCATCAAATGGACTACAATCCAACAACCTAAGGAGAATGGGGGATTGGGGATCCATAATTTAGCTAAAAAAACTAATGATTTACTGGGCGCATTAGCCTGGAGACTTTTTTCATCTCCAAAATCCTTATGGGCATCTATCCTCATTAATAAATATTCCCTACAAACCAACCCCCAACTCTTTTCAAATATTTGGAAAGCAATGACCTTAGGCTGGAAATTTTGCCAACAAGGAATAGTATGGCATATGACAAATGGCCAACACATTAAATTCTGGAAGGAACCTTGGCTAGAGCCAAATCTCATATTGAGAACACAAATAGAAGACACGTTACCACATACTGACCAAAATTCCACACTCTCAACTTACTTAACACAACAATAAATTAACATACAAGACCTTCTGTTTGAACTACCACCCAATATAGAAAAACAGATGGAAAACGTTTATGTACAAACTCTTCATAATCCACACACCTTTGATAAAATTATATGGGGACTAACTCCATATGGAAAATTCACTGTTAAGTCCCTATACAAGAATTTAAATCAACACCATGCAACTGCCAACTATAAATGGATATGGGATTTAACAGTACCACCAAAAATCCAATACTTCTTGTGGTTAATTGGATATAATCATTTACCTACAACTGCCTATCCATATAGACTCAATATCACTTCATCACCAATTTGCCCTCTTTGCCACCAACATAATGAAACCATTGCTCACATATTATTTCAATGCATACATGCCACCACAATATAGCACACTCTAGGAATTATGTCTAATTTCAACACTCATGTAGATAATAATAACAACTCTCTCATCTAGGACATTTACACGCTCATTCACTCTAATATACCAACACCAACACCCCCCCCCATACTCATTTCTTTCACCCTCTGGCACATATGAAACTGCAACAACAAATACATTTTCCAACATATTAATATACAAAACTCTTTTCAACAAATTCTATCTCCTGCTAATGAATATTACTATCTAATTCAAAGACAACAACCACATACACATATAAGGAGTCTCTATATAAAATGGGAACCACCTACTACCGGCGCTTTCAAACTTAATACAGATGGTTCCTTTAATACACATCCTCCTAGCTCTGGGATAGGAGGGGTATTTAGAAACTCCACGGGTGACTGGATCTTAGGATTCATTGGAAGAAGACCTACAGGGGATTCTACTTCAATGGAACTCTGTGCCTTACTCCAAGCTTACATCTAGCATGGCAACTAAAACTCTTACCACTGAAAATCAATATCGACTCCACTGAGGTAATTTTTATGTTAAAAAGCAATAACATGCAACACTCATCATTACTTTCTGATTGCAGATACTTGCTACGCTAGCTGGGTAGCCTGCACATCATGCATACATGCAGGAAGCAAAACAATGTAGCGGTAGCTTAGCAAAACATGGAGCATCTATAACCAGAGGAACAAACTTGCAACTGCTACATGAGCCGCCAAATTTTTTTGGAAACAGCATTGCATGCAGATCAACAAGGCACTATCTACTTAAGGAAAACATCTCTTGTGGCCCAGCCTGTTCTACTCTTTTTTTGCCTAGATGATCCATCTAATGAATGTAATTCTGTAGAATTAGTTCAACACCAGCAACACCATTTCCCTATGCTCTTTTTGTAAACTGGGGGAAAATTCTGTCAATGCTCCTTGTAATGTCACAAGTTTTTAATATAGAGTAATTTCGTCGGTTGACCAAAAAAATTATATACATAAATATACTTAGTTGtcatatattttatttataaacACAAATCAAGACTATTTGAGGGGGAATGCCTTACTTTAAGCCATAACtcttattgtaacgacccgatcggtcatttcaCTTTCTAGAAattcgttcccctaaataagacttctcgtacgtgcttttactattttatgaattacgaggatggttagttcgggatttagaagagttcgggttgaaatcggaacacttggttccttgaTGTTAGCTTGAAATGCTAAGTTTGactccggtcaatattttgagtaaacgaccttggtattgggatttgacggttcctataggttcatatgatgattacgggcttgggcgtatgttcggatcggattttggatgatctaggaacgtttcggcacctaatagtgaaagttggcatttgagtgaatttcataagtttgggttgaagtagATTTTTACATTTTAGACGTCCGTTTGGGATTTCAtgcctgggaatagctccgtgtAGATCTCAACACCGCATTTTATTCACAGACCGATATGTAATTGACTTTGGAGGGTAGTGGGATCGATTCTTACCTTTGGTCgtgtttgcttacaacaacagttatcagtccagtattaagatggctccatttgaggctttatatggttggCGATGTCGTTCTCACATTGGGTGGTTTGAAcccggtgaggctaagttatatggtactgatttggtgaAGGATGACTTGGAAAGGTGAAGTTTATTCAGGAGCGACTTCATACAGCACAGTCTAGACAAAAgcgttacgcggatcagaaggcgcatgatttatcatttatgatagacgagaaggttctcttgaaggtCTTGctgatgaagggtattatgagattcaaaaagaagggcaagttgagcccaaggtttataggcccatttgaggtgttgagacaaGTTGGGGAGGTCGCTTATGAGCATGCTTTACCTCCCagtctatcgggagttcatctAATTTTTCATGTGTCTATGGTCCGGAGGTATCACGCCGGCTTGTCACATGTGTCAGACTTCAGTACGATCCAATTAGATAAGAGCctaggttatgaggaggagctagttgccattgttgctagacaatatcgccagttgagatccaagaggatttatACAGTACAAGTTTAGTGGAAGGGCCAACCAAttgaggaggtgacctgggagtctGAAGAGgatatgcagagcagatatctaCACTTATTCAGCACTCTAGGTATGATTCTaagctcgttcgaggacgaacatttgttttaaGAGGTGAAGAATGTAACATTTCGAccggtcattttgctttctagaaccccgttcccctaaataagacttctcgtacgtgcttttactgttttatgacttgcgaggatagttagttcgggatttggaagagttcgggttgaaatcaaaacacttggttccttaaggttagcTTGAAAGGTTAAGTTTGACTCTggttaatattttgagtaaacgatctcggaatcgGAATTTGACGATTCCTACAGGTTCTTATGATGATTTCGGATGACTTGGACGTATGTTCGTATCGGGTTTTGGATTACCCGGGAGCATTTcgacgcctaatagtgaaagttggcatTAGAGTGAATtacataagtttgggttgaagtagATTTTTAGATtctagatgtccgtttgggattcagAGCTTGGGAATagttctgtatggtgattctgaaCTTAGGAGCGTATCTAAAAATGGATTCGAAGGTCCATAGGTCATTTCGGGGCCAATTGGCGAAAGTGacaaaatttgatatttttgaaaagtttgaccgagggtgGACCTTTTAATATTGGGCTCGGATTCCAGTTTCAGAAGTTGTAGTAGGTCtgaaatgtcatttaagactggcatgcaaaatttggcgtcattccgagttgatttgataggaatcggacGCACGCAAgtgtttttagaagtttttgagtTCATGAGTTAATTCATGCGTTTTGGCGTCCGATTCGtggtttttgatgttgtttcatTGTTCCAATCGCgcaagcaagttcgtatgatattgttAGACTTGTGTGGGTATTTGGTGTGGAGCCCTGAgggtcgggtgagtttcggacgttCAAAAGGATGAAAAACACATCAATTTTTTGGTGTTTCTTGGCAGCAtttgcaggtctcgcaaatgtgagaatttgtttgcaaatgcaaacctcgcatttgcgagaagagcttcacaaatgcaaacctcgcatttgcgagaagagCTTCGCAATTGGGAAGAAGCTCGACCTGGGGCAGTGTTCGCATTTGTGACACTTGAGCCGCATTTGCAACCTCagcagtgttcgcatttgcggcccctccgtcgcatttgcgacctcagCAGCTGAAGCCTAGGGTCCGTATTTGCGAGgtatttgtcgcatttgcgaccttcgTATTTGCAAAcctggtgtcgcaaatgcgacatcaaaGACCTGTGTCGCGCTCATTTAATGCGGGACTTAATCCATTTATCTTATTTCACTTCACCTCTTGGGcgaattttggagcttttggaagagggtttcGCCTAGCACTTTGAGgcaagtaatttctacacaacttggcataaatacatagattatggataGATTAGCATGTAAAAACTAgtgaaaatcaagggtttagaagaaaacctaggtttttgataaaaatgagatttgaccacgaaattagttatggaacttagtaaaaatcatatatttgagttcatggggttatgggtaacaattttcttcgaaaattttcggaatcggGGCATGTAGGCCTGGGGGTGAATTTTAAGAATCTTACATTTAGGGTTGGGTAACCTCTTAAATAGTtgaaatatgaacttttgagtatGAGTTGATTGGTTTATATACTATTTGATTAGTTTTGGGTTGATTCGGCACTGAATTGAGGGTGTAAGCATATTCTTGGACCGAAAAGTAGGCCTTGAGACAAGGTAAGTCTcgtttctaaccttgtaagagggaattaatccCATAGGTAAATTATAATTAACATGTGCTCCTACATGTGTAGGCTACGTACAtatgaggtgatgagagtccgtgtcacgacccaaactggagggccatgactagcacccggtcatacttgtcgagcaccaacatacatgttatctaaccttctttattatcttttagggctgacaagatcaatataaatggtagacatggatcatggacaaccaacaataaaaaaacatatatacaaggcagtacgaataaagtactgaataTGCAAGGCAGAAAAGcgtaagtatgaatagtaatGTGaataaggatagagaatatacaacctgtaacatgtGGGTACCTCTgtgggctactgacatgaaattcaTGATACaaacatatatacataaacttttaaaacacacgcctctgtgggcatcatcatcatatcgtacccggtcTTAGAGAGGACTCGGAaaaatcgtacccggccatcataaggctcggtagaatcgtacccggccacgtggaactcggtaaaacccaactgatcagtggttgcacaataggtgttgtACCCCGCCgtctatagcgcggctcggtagagtaaaatagataaataaatacaatgcatgctggactcattggaataatattttgaacctTCCGGAGTGattaaggtcggtatcctctgtacacgttattaggactaactcttcatcatgaatcttataagaatcaggaagtaccaacaacattgataacataagaataagagaagcaacatcaacatcaatcgctccataagaaaggaaacaatgtaagtactgctagcttctaagagtagagtatctttggaagcttgttcattacattatgtacaatcggagtcgtgcaaaagaaggaaagggatagcctcgcataccttgtatattcttcccaacctcaagctatgcaatttcacggctccttagtatataataagagaaatgacactatcgttatcgtttaggcgtcgtaactattatgtatcgaacacaacctattttacgaggaaacggacagcacctcccctatatatatgacttcacacaagtcaaaaaaattaccaaacaacccaaacaacatcaataataatcatattgagacTCCCAAAACAGGCCACAtaacctaatcacttcatacataagaCGACCACCGTAATAGTGTCatacgacccggaaatgttacaaCAAACGACCAGCAAACCACCCttccattatgtggtgtttctccacaccctttatCTTCTCAACTCATAGAAACAGTAGCAAAAGATACAATCCAATAGCAATACGAAACAACCCACAAAACAGCCCCACAAGTTCAGCAACTCAAAATTCATTTTTTAGTTTATTTAAAcatgtttcgacttgtctttcctttcaaattgagaaacacaaccaaaagtacataattAAGCCTCTTATCCAGTGAACCAGCCATGAAtttaacttaaaaataagttcaccAATAGCCAACCATGATGCAAGGACAAACAACATACCACTCTTtcgaaactcgctaggtctaGTTTTTGCGAtagagttacaactcgcaaacgcatagataatggaaggaggaGCATAACCTTACCGTGTACTGAAtataacccacgaaacctggtccttATTAATCAAAAACCAGTTCCTCAAGTCAGTTAcaaaaaggagaaagagaaactggcaagctgtccggacttttcagcactagaatcacgtcgCAACACTagaaataccctagggtttgtgtgggatttttggggaggagttgcaggggttcaatttgcttttgaaggtctgaaatatgggtgaaataactgagttgataatcccttaaaagtcccctcttgtccgactttggggcttttaattttgtcctctcattttggcaagtaggtgatgcatcTACTTGTCACCTTACCAATCTGCACAGGCTCACCAAAATACGAATATCTCtttactccgagatcgtattgatgaATGGTTTAAtatgttggaaactagactcatagatctttaattttgtggttATATCACCCGTAATTCTTAGTAAATTGagagaaaagcttagtaacatttgacctaaagtttaagtaaaactatgaacctaagttgcgacaacttttgtcgacgtttgtttcataactcatttgacttcaagacttatgagaCGGATATTTTATGATTCAAGTACCTTAAAATACAAACTCTTGTGTATATTAAGCACCGCTATGTTTACccgaaaatacgagttacaacatccttgattcatttaacttctaatacttgttaatcacccttatacacccttgtatcacttaagaccaataggattaacttcttatcatctcaaagataattccttattGGATTTATGTTGACTAacttatggcatgaactaacacgtgtggatatgggttgtaacaccctctctccccccttaggaacattcgtcctcaaatgtaagggttcatggggagtttaaatcattgTGGATTCCAGccgagtttctcccataaatagaggacgaACTTGCAAGCAGTCAACTCAATGTATGgacttacaagagtatgcaaagcattatggatatgtacattatcttcatatcaccattttatattaaggaagagtattcttaagccattgcttacctcatagagttgTTCCACCTTCTAATGCATCCTACGTTCCCCTAGCATCCtcgttatcttcattctggaataggtaaggaTATTTAGATtacatctcctcttctgcttcccatgccatttcttccatattcttgttcctccacaatgctttgacggaagctacatcttttgttcttagcttgcggacttgtcgatctaatatagccattggcacttcttcatatgatagatccTCTATAACTTTTACATCTTTGATatggacgactcgagaagggtctccaatagatttcctcaacatagatacatggaataccggatggacaaattccaattcggatgacaattctaactcataagcaacctgtccaattcgtcaaAGAATTTTATATGGACCGATATACCGCGGActcagctttcccttcttcccaaaacgcataacacccttcatcggtgagattcttaggaaaacccaatcaccgaCCTTAAACTCCAGATCATgacgtcggacatcggaataagactTTTGCCTGCTTTGCGTCGTCCTCAGTCGctcttgtatcactttcaccttctcaatggcttggtgaatcaaatctggcacATATAATTCtattcaccgacttcgaaccatccaattggtgatctacatctcctcccgtatagtgcctcgtatggggccattttaatactggaatggtagctattattgtaggcgaattctaggAGGGgaaaatggtcatcccaattccccttgaaatctagaacacatgctcgtagcatatcttcaagtgtctgaatggtacggtcatcctgtccgtcagtctgcggatgaaatgtagtgctgagattcacttgtgtgcctaaacccttctgaaatgacctccaaaagttagccgtaaattgagatCCTCaatctgatataatagatattggtacaccatgaagcctaacaatctccttgatacaCAACTTCGCATAATCGTCAGccatgtaagttgtcttaactagaagaaaatgggcacattttgtatgTCGATCAACTATCActcagatggagtcaaacttatgataagagcgaggtaatccaataattaggtccatattaatcacctcccatttccaggtcagaatctctatattctgaagtaatccaccgggtttctgatgttcgatctttacttgttgacaattaggACATTGGGCTACAAATTGTgaaatagacttcttcatgttatcccaccaatactgctccttaacGTCATGATGCATCTTTGTCGATccaggatggatggaatatcgggattgatgaatctcaatcATAACCTTCTCTCGCAATCCtgccatattaggcacacatagtCGACCCTGATATCTTAGTGACCCATCTCCTCTGATCTCACAATCCATAATTTTACACTGATGAATGCTCTATTtcaatcgtactaagataggatcttcatattgtcgtgtttttacctcggctaccaaagatgattctgatgtatttcTGTAGAGTAACACCTCTGTCATCAGATTCTAATAATCTGaatctcatattggctagctgatgaagctcttcaGTCAATCCCTGTCTACCTGCCTCAATGAGTATtaagcttcccattgacttacgactgagagcgtctgccacaacagtGGCTCTACCGGGATGGTACAATATCTTGACATCGtaatctttcaataattcaagccacctacactacctcaaattcaactccttctgcttgaagatgtattgtaaactcttgtgatctgtgtagatgtcaacatggacgccgtataagtagtgttGCCATATCTttaaagcatatattactgcagctaattccaaatcatgggttgggtaattcttttcatgtttcttcaattgtcttgatgcataagcaatcacattcccacatTGTATCAAtatgcaccccaaacctatacctgaggtatcacaatataccacataaccttctgttccttctaGGAGAGTGAGCACTGGCGTGGGTGTCAATCGATTCTTTAGCTCTTGAAAACTTTGTTCACAAGcatcagaccactggaacttagtagctttttgtgttaacttagtcaatggtgctgatatagaggaaaacccttctacaaaccgcctataatatcctgctagccctaggaagctgcggacttctgatggtgttgtacgtctcagccaattctttactgcatcgatcttctgaatgtcgacactaataccttcgttagatatcacatggccaaggaatgctactgagttcagccagaattcacatttggagagcttagcatataacttacgatcctaaaGTGTTTGTAATACTATCctcaagtggcccgcatgttccacctccgaacgagaatgcaccagaatgtcatcaatgaatacgatcacgaacacatcaagatagggcctgaatacagtattcatgagatccataaaagctattggggcatttgttagcccgaacgacatcaccaagaactcaaagtgccca
This genomic stretch from Nicotiana sylvestris chromosome 9, ASM39365v2, whole genome shotgun sequence harbors:
- the LOC138878016 gene encoding uncharacterized protein, whose amino-acid sequence is MGSLILIEAGRQGLTEELHQLANMRFRLLESDDRGVTLQKYIRIIFGSRGLREKVMIEIHQSRYSIHPGSTKMHHDVKEQYWWDNMKKSISQFVAQCPNCQQVKIEHQKPGGLLQNIEILTWKWEVAYELELSSELEFVHPVFHVSMLRKSIGDPSRVVHIKDVKVIEDLSYEEVPMAILDRQVRKLRTKDVASVKALWRNKNMEEMAWEAEEEM